A window of Leptospira inadai serovar Lyme str. 10 genomic DNA:
TGGCCGGAAACGATCACTACGCCGCTGCCGGTAGCGGATATTTCCTTCTCGGTTTTTTCAGATTCCTTATCGTAAGATATGTAGGTTTCATACCAAGCTTTCGGATTTCTTTGCTCGTAGAAAAAGCAACCGAGGATCACACCGAGAAATCTAAAATGCTTTCGCACCAATGATAATTTTTCCTTATGCGTCAATTCCGGAAAGGCGTGAGATATATTTTGGTAGGCTATTTTGCGATGCTTTTGGGCTAACGGATAAAGAAGCAACGTTAATCCCGAACCGAAAAATATACATGCTCTATAAGGTAGAAATGAAAATGGAAAAAGGACCGACCGCATGATTAGGTAAGAAACGAAATGTTTAAATTGGCTTACTGTTCCTGCCTTGGATCCGTTTGCCAGTTGTAGTATTTCACTCATGACTAGTTCCAATTCTAAAAACTAAGAAACGAGAACAACTATTTTGCGATTTTTTTTCCGTTAGACTTAGGTTCAAAAACAACATAAGGAAAGTATAATTCTATATTGTTGGAATTCCTCCTCTCTCTTGACCTCAGTCTAGCAAGGCTTTTGCGGAAGAATCTTTAGCATTGAAAGAAGGGGATGCGCTTGGAATCAGTAACCCGTTTTTGCACTTCCCTTCCGAGCGTATACCATAAGCAAGGGAGTGAATCCGAATCGGATCGTAGATGGAAATAATATTTTGAATTACAGTATCAATGAACGTTTTGCGATTCTTATCTCTTGCGAGTGAGGAGGCTATGCATTCATGTTTTTGTTATCCGACAAACTTCTTCCAGCCATCGGATTCTTGATTGCACGCGGAGCCGTTTTTTGCCGGATCTGAGATAGGATACTATCGTAATTTGTTCGCGATTGAGCAACGAACGCCGAAGAATCATTCCAGCATTCAAATGTGACTTGTACGAACGCGAAAGACTCAAGTTGCGGATTAAAAAAATGATTCCAGGAATGGAAGGCACTAGAGACCGTGAAATGAAGAGGTGGATCCGATGCAAACTGCCAATGTTCCCGAGACAAAAAGAATCGTTTTAATAGCGCACGATAATAAAAAACAGGACCTTGTCGAATGGGTTCTTCTTCATAAAGAAGAGTTGCGGCGGCATCATTTATACGGTACTGGGACCACCGGTAAGGTAGTTCACGAGAAGACGGATCTTCCCGTTCATAGATTTCTTTCAGGACCTCTCGGGGGCGATCAACAAATCGGTGCGAAAATCGTTGACGGCGAGATCGACGTTATGATTTTTTTCTGGGATCCTCTTACGGCTCAACCCCATGATCCGGACGTAAAAGCGCTTCTTCGGATTGCGGTCTTATATAATATCCCGGTTGCAAACAATCGGATCTCTGCGGATTATTTGATTTCCTCCAATTTGCTTTCCTCTTCCTACAAAAGAACTTCCATCGATTATAATACCGGACTTCCGATTTACTGATCCTTTCCGTTTCACTTCGAATGAAAAAAAGATAGCGGTTGATATTTTAAAGTCCTTCAGCGGTAAAGGCGGATCGATAAGCTTCCGGAGGACAGGTCTGGAAGGTACAGTAGGAATTTCCGGATTCGTCGATCCCGTCCTGATCAAAATTTTAAGATCTATCGAACTTCGACTGATTGAGTTTTTAGCTCCGACTTTGCGAATCGGCTCTCCTAATGTTGCCAATATGGGCGTTTCATTCGGCCCTTTCGATTCTCCGAATGTTCTTCCCTCGTTCTCGAACTTACCTTATTTTTTACTATAAATACTTCGTATCGAAAACGGTTTCTTTTGGGACCATACTAAGCTTACATTCAAACTCGGGATTTTTGAATGTAAGCAATATTCCGTATTTCTAATTTTACTGTCCTTGGGCGGAAAACGCCGCCTGATAAGCGGCCGGCGGACAGGTTTGATAAGTACAGGTAAATGCATTCGGGGACACATTCGCCCAGATCCCGTTCGTAGTTAAGGTCGAACAAGTTATATTATATGAATTGGATTTTCCGGTCCCTGACGGTATGCCCATGCAGGTTCCAAGCGGAATATCTTGGTAACAAGTACAGTTTCCTTGAAACGCTTGCGTGTTGGTGCAATAAACGCAGTCCGCCTTTATTTTGCTTTGGACAAGCTCTGAAAGCAGTTCCAGCTTATTGTACCGTTCGTGTTCTCTTTTAGATTGAGGATTATAAGTACAGTTACCTAAACCGATCGAGAATAGTAGGACGAGGTTGATTATTAAGTATTTCTTCATGCTGTTTCCCTCATTTTGAATCTGATATTAATGTAAACGGTATATCTACTTTGAAAGTGATATTAATTCCGGGATTTAACGCGTAAGTGGCGTATCTGCTGAGCGGATTCACGTACTTAGTGTTGAATAAATTCTGGACTCCGACATCAAAGGTCGCCGAATCCGTTCCGTTGGATAATCCGGGTATTGCG
This region includes:
- a CDS encoding methylglyoxal synthase — its product is MQTANVPETKRIVLIAHDNKKQDLVEWVLLHKEELRRHHLYGTGTTGKVVHEKTDLPVHRFLSGPLGGDQQIGAKIVDGEIDVMIFFWDPLTAQPHDPDVKALLRIAVLYNIPVANNRISADYLISSNLLSSSYKRTSIDYNTGLPIY